One Candidatus Trichorickettsia mobilis genomic region harbors:
- the ltrA gene encoding group II intron reverse transcriptase/maturase — translation MNKTKPFCISKKSVMAAWERVKANKGTYGIDEESIEDFELNLKDNLYKLWNRMSSGKYFPPPVRAVEIPKSDGSKRLLGIPTVSDRIAQSVVKIYLEPIVEPKFHEDSYGYRLGKSALDAVGVARQRCWRQDWCIDLDIKGFFDNLDHKLMMKAIRFHTDEKWIHLYIERWLKATLQLESGELIERELGTPQGGVASPLLANIFMHQMKRQFPEVRFERFADDILAHCSSQKQAERVLEGIKIRLKECGLELHPEKTKVVYCKDVDRRGSYKCESFDFLGYTFRPRLSMNKHGKAFVNFTPVISNQAANRIRKEIRSWKLHLRSDKSITDLARMFNAQVQGWVNYYGSNVT, via the coding sequence TTGAATAAAACAAAACCATTTTGTATTTCCAAGAAAAGTGTAATGGCAGCTTGGGAAAGAGTTAAGGCTAACAAAGGTACTTATGGGATTGATGAAGAATCCATTGAAGATTTTGAATTAAACCTAAAAGATAACCTTTATAAGTTATGGAACCGAATGTCATCTGGTAAGTACTTTCCACCACCCGTAAGGGCAGTAGAAATACCAAAATCGGATGGCAGTAAACGTTTGTTAGGGATTCCAACTGTATCGGATCGAATTGCTCAGTCAGTGGTTAAAATCTACTTGGAGCCAATAGTAGAACCAAAGTTCCATGAAGATTCTTATGGATACCGTCTTGGGAAATCTGCATTAGATGCAGTAGGAGTAGCAAGGCAACGATGTTGGCGGCAAGATTGGTGTATTGATTTGGATATTAAAGGTTTCTTTGATAATCTAGATCATAAACTGATGATGAAAGCCATAAGATTCCATACTGATGAGAAGTGGATTCATCTTTATATTGAGAGGTGGCTTAAAGCTACACTACAGTTAGAGAGTGGAGAACTGATCGAAAGGGAGCTTGGCACCCCCCAAGGGGGAGTAGCGAGTCCATTGTTGGCAAATATTTTCATGCATCAGATGAAAAGACAATTTCCAGAAGTAAGATTTGAGCGCTTTGCCGATGATATTTTAGCGCATTGTAGTTCGCAAAAGCAGGCTGAGAGAGTGCTGGAAGGAATTAAGATCAGATTAAAAGAATGTGGTCTTGAATTACATCCAGAAAAGACGAAGGTAGTGTATTGCAAAGATGTAGATCGAAGAGGCTCATATAAGTGTGAGAGTTTTGACTTTCTTGGCTATACATTTCGACCTAGGTTATCCATGAATAAGCACGGGAAGGCTTTTGTTAACTTTACACCTGTAATTAGTAATCAAGCTGCAAACCGTATTAGAAAAGAGATACGGAGTTGGAAACTACATCTGCGAAGTGATAAAAGTATTACTGATCTGGCGAGGATGTTTAATGCACAAGTGCAAGGATGGGTTAATTATTACGGAAGTAACGTTACTTAA
- a CDS encoding reverse transcriptase domain-containing protein codes for MREDLYDRAATVVEIDFESYFDSIPHCNLLKLISQKISDGAMLRLIKQSLKVGIDEVGKTKVGVPQGSPISPLYSNIYLNLIDKIWHRMEYPWKLHRFANDGVPRV; via the coding sequence ATTAGAGAAGATTTATATGATCGAGCCGCTACGGTAGTTGAGATAGATTTTGAATCATACTTTGATAGCATTCCTCACTGTAATCTACTAAAATTAATTAGTCAGAAAATAAGTGATGGAGCTATGTTAAGACTGATAAAGCAAAGCTTAAAAGTTGGCATAGATGAAGTGGGTAAAACGAAAGTAGGAGTACCGCAAGGTTCTCCTATATCGCCGTTATATAGTAATATTTACCTAAATCTTATAGATAAAATATGGCATAGAATGGAATACCCGTGGAAACTACATCGTTTTGCTAATGATGGTGTGCCACGAGTATAA